Proteins found in one Triticum urartu cultivar G1812 chromosome 4, Tu2.1, whole genome shotgun sequence genomic segment:
- the LOC125551660 gene encoding uncharacterized protein LOC125551660, with protein MKAAAKPNPPPLPSAATSTQPSTKAASSSSSSAADPNPKRILPTAADAAHSTPSHPNPNPNGAPNPPPLLPSPHVAHLQPLPPPRPLLTVAAVEAAMASIPPPPQYGLECLDRRTVALSDGTVRTYFALPLEPPPQLRQPPIFPAPHLGPPGPGPGLNRWIPPLMHAVPPPWPPQKRKREGQSNGGPPVESSGRQHQQHQKPEERRTAKQVKVETSELDAKTLESSFLKMVRVINENTEVKKNYRANGQISQLRCVVCNRDSMDLHALLNHSYNTRNPELRADHLGLHKAICVLMGWNYSIDPVNRKAYQTLSTADAEANQGDHILWPPTIIVENTYKSNNDGQKDVMTNKEMDGKLREMGFAGVSVKPLVGKDGAMLVTFASNLAGLKEAARLAELLETEGHGRAQWVHARGLTPSFVGGSNPMFVKVDETGQPTWVLYGYLATAWDLDTLDAESRQNVVIKSRKEFDLSE; from the exons ATgaaagccgccgccaagcccaaTCCTCCTCCGCTGCCATCGGCGGCGACTTCGACGCAGCCGTCGACCAAGGCGgcatcgtcctcctcctcctccgccgccgatCCCAACCCCAAGCGCATCCTCCCCACCGCGGCCGACGCCGCGCACTCAACCCCCTCGCACCCTAATCCAAATCCCAACGGCGCGCCCAACCCACCCCCGCTCCTCCCGTCCCCGCACGTCGCCCACCTACAGCCCCTGCCCCCGCCGCGCCCGCTGCTCACCGTCGCGGCGGTGGAGGCCGCCATGGCATCCATTCCACCCCCGCCGCAGTATGGTCTCGAGTGCCTCGACCGCCGCACCGTCGCGCTCTCCGACGGCACGGTTCGCACCTACTTTGCGTTGCCCCTAGAGCCTCCACCGCAACTCCGCCAGCCGCCGATATTCCCTGCGCCCCACTTAGGCCCGCCCGGCCCGGGGCCTGGCCTTAACAGGTGGATTCCGCCACTGATGCACGCCGTACCTCCTCCCTGGCCGCCCCAGAAGCGCAAGCGGGAGGGTCAGAGCAATGGTGGCCCCCCCGTTGAGTCCTCGGGCCGCCAACACCAACAACATCAGAAACCAGAGGAGAGGCGTACTGCAAAGCAGGTCAAGGTCGAGACGTCAGAGCTGGATGCGAAAACACTCGAGAGCTCCTTTCTTAAGATGGTGAGGGTGATCAACGAAAACACGGAGGTGAAGAAGAATTACCGGGCCAATGGACAGATTTCCCAGCTGAGATGCGTTGTCTGTAATAG GGACTCGATGGACTTGCATGCACTCCTCAATCATTCATACAATACGAGGAATCCAGAGCTTCGTGCAGATCATCTTGGGTTGCACAAAGCTATATGTGTTCTTATGGGTTGGAACTACTCCATAGATCCTGTAAACAGAAAGGCTTACCAAACATTATCTACTGCTGATGCTGAAGCCAATCAAGGAGATCATATTTTATGGCCACCAACAATCATAGTTGAGAACACATACAAGTCAAATAACGACGGGCAAAAGGATGTCATGACTAATAAAGAGATGGATGGCAAGCTCAGAG AAATGGGGTTCGCCGGTGTGAGTGTGAAGCCACTAGTGGGCAAGGATGGAGCCATGCTAGTGACATTCGCAAGCAACCTGGCTGGTCTGAAGGAAGCTGCGCGGCTTGCTGAGCTCTTGGAGACTGAAGGCCATGGACGAGCGCAGTGGGTCCACGCCCGGGGCCTCACCCCGTCTTTTGTTGGGGGCAGTAACCCCATGTTTGTCAAGGTGGATGAGACGGGCCAACCGACATGGGTCCTCTATGGCTATTTGGCCACGGCATGGGACTTGGACACGCTTGACGCGGAGTCGAGGCAAAATGTTGTAATAAAGAGCAGGAAAGAGTTCGATTTATCTGAGTAG